A portion of the Lolium rigidum isolate FL_2022 chromosome 1, APGP_CSIRO_Lrig_0.1, whole genome shotgun sequence genome contains these proteins:
- the LOC124682500 gene encoding poly(A)-specific ribonuclease PARN-like, which translates to MAATRAAAASAKQVTRKNFPESLRELAAHMKECDYVAVAALKTGAPTGWRRALPVDTAETAYLKAKFAAESFQPLHIAVCPFRVDATSRSTVVAYPYNFHLFPRDELHVGMPSYSFSCQSSYLSSMARDGFDFNMCIYDGISYLSRVQESLARQKIVIPHLRQPSPSPSTSVADSIFTTRIKSRIQHWRKGYAEPSKTADDSLVNSLRKLILGGESYGSRPSMSVDVCSDRQVQLVLEIIGHTFDDLVPLVVPDKSGVARAVRVIFTSSAEDKNLLLMDIRKLEDEHSFKFRGFREVVDLLSSSQKPIISYNCLSDLTMIHTKFIGPLPPNMHEFMCSLRMVFSSVVDIGHLWREIGPLRKAKNIQAALSYLQRQYFVPMEIEIPQQDGTNSVTKGGENVLRITKLFAKLSKLLNISPKCQSQSGEQCYSVEDYCNIFYPGCMAEESDDVDSTNESDTTRTVSTDCVLFLWGFSGISAKELRSRLTRLHHVFSKDFELRLLDKTCSALIFRSSDAAAGLLRDISSESPSLNDFFSEGLKAAGFDVYRKACRSGLWDSDLAEALESASSEPATSTLSGHGSSEIYWSSSLKLDLKEYLEC; encoded by the exons ATGGCCgccacgcgcgccgccgccgcgtcagcGAAGCAGGTGACCAGGAAGAACTTCCCAGAGTCTCTGCGAGAGCTGGCGGCTCACATGAAGGAGTGCGACTATGTGGCCGTCGCGGCGCTCAAGACGGGCGCCCCCACCGGGTGGCGGCGCGCGCTGCCCGTGGACACCGCAGAGACGGCGTACCTCAAGGCCAAATTCGCCGCGGAGTCCTTCCAGCCTCTCCACATCGCGGTTTGCCCATTCCGCGTGGACGCCACCTCCCGCTCCACCGTCGTCGCCTACCC gtacaacttccattTGTTTCCCAGAGACGAGCTACATGTTGGAATGCCTTCTTATAGTTTCTCCTGCCAATCATCATACTTATCATCTATGGCCCGTGATGGTTTTGATTTCAATATGTGCATTTATGATG GCATCTCTTACCTATCAAGGGTGCAAGAATCCTTGGCCAGGCAAAAGATCGTTATCCCCCATCTTCGtcagccatctccatcaccaagtaCATCGGTTGCAGATTCAATTTTTACAACTAGAATCAAGTCGAGAATTCAGCATTGGCGTAAAGGATACGCAGAACCAAGCAAAACAGCTGATG ATTCTTTAGTTAATTCCCTTAGGAAACTAATTTTGGGTGGTGAATCATATGGTTCAAGGCCCAGTATGAGCGTCGATGTCTGCAGTGATCGCCAAGTTCAACTGGTTTTGGAG ATAATAGGTCACACCTTTGATGACCTTGTACCTCTTGTCGTTCCGGATAAATCTGGCGTTGCTAGGGCAGTGCGTGTCATCTTTACTAGTTCTGCAGAGGATAAAAATCTTCTCCTG ATGGACATCAGAAAATTGGAGGATGAACATAGTTTCAAGTTTCGTGGATTTCGAGAAGTTGTTGATCTACTATCGTCATCACAGAAACCAATCATATCATACAATTGCTTGAGTG ACCTTACAATGATACACACCAAATTTATTGGGCCTCTTCCGCCAAACATGCATGAATTTATGTGTTCCTTGAGGATGGTTTTCTCTAGTGTTGTTGATATAGGCCATTTGTGGCGAGAAATCGGCCCTTTGAGAAAAGCGAAGAATATACAAGCAGCTCTGAGTTACTTACAAAGACAGTACTTTGTGCCAATGGAAATAGAAATACCACAGCAAG ATGGTACCAATAGTGTCACAAAAGGTGGAGAAAATGTTCTGAGAATAACAAAATTATTTGCTAAGTTAAGTAAATTACTTAATATCAGTCCCAAGTGTCAATCTCAATCTGGTGAGCAGTGTTACTCAGTTGAAGATTACTGTAACATCTTTTATCCCGGCTGCATGGCCGAAGAATCTGATGATGTTGACTCCACTAACGAGTCAGATACCACAAGGACAGTGAGCACTGATTGCGTTCTTTTCTTGTGGGGGTTTAGTGGGATATCTGCCAAAGAATTGAGGTCCCGCCTTACAAGATTGCACCATGTCTTCTCGAAAGATTTTGAGCTTAGATTGCTGGACAAGACATGCTCAGCTTTGATATTTCGTAGCTCTGATGCTGCAGCGGGATTACTGAGAGACATAAGCTCAGAAAGCCCATCGCTAAATGATTTCTTCTCAGAGGGTCTGAAAGCCGCAGGTTTCGATGTCTACAGGAAGGCTTGCAGGTCAGGGCTTTGGGATTCAGATTTAGCCGAGGCCCTGGAGAGTGCTTCATCGGAGCCAGCTACTTCGACGCTTTCTGGTCATGGTAGCTCTGAGATATACTGGAGTAGCTCATTGAAGCTAGATCTAAAGGAGTATCTGGAGTGCTAG